In Botrytis cinerea B05.10 chromosome 3, complete sequence, the genomic stretch GGCGCCATGTAGTAAGATGTGCCAATAAAGGTATTTGCGTCACCCTTTGTACCGAACTCACCACTTACACCAAAATCACACAGTTTTACTTGACCATCGCGACACAGGAGAATATTGGAAGGTTTGATATCTCGGTGAATGATCTTCTTCCCATGAAGGTAGGTCAGACCGTTCAGGACACCTTCGGCAACCTTTCCGAGGACCTTCTCACCAGTGCGACCGCCAAGTTTCTTTACTTCACGATAGATTGAATCGAGGGAACCACCTTCGCAAAATTCCATAGCAATGGAAATGGTAGCCGTCGATGGTTCTACGAAAGCTCCGTAATAGCGACAGATGTGTTCGTTAGCGCAACCCTTGTTGAAACCTAATTCACGGACGATTTGCTTCTTGACGTCAGGATCGGGATTTGTGGTAATTATCTAAGAGAATCAGTAAGCGGCGTAGAGAATCTTGTGGGGCATTAAAAAATACCTTTAATGCGAAGACGGTCTTTCCACCCTTCAGCATGCATCGAGTTACTGCACCTCCTGCTCCCTCTCCCAAGCTCCCGAGTTCCTCAATCCGTTTCTCCATACTTGCTATCCGCCAcccatcatcatctaaaTCTTCGACATCTAATGTTCTGCCTTTTTCTAAGCTGAGCTTGTCGAACGCTTCAAGTCCATTCATGCTACCATCCCGCTCCATGCCAACGCCTCCTTCGCTCCTTTCCGAGTATAATGAGCCTACAGCTGATGACGGGTCAGGTGTGCCTTGCGGCTTGCTCAAACCATATTGCGATGCTAATGAGAATGCAGAATACTGGGAACCTGCAGATGTTGGACCACTTCCCTTCCCGTCCATCGGCCCAAAGCTACCTGATCTTGAATGGGCAGCACTACTTTCGCTTCCTCCACTTGCAGATTGTCCTGGTGCAACTGCACCCCTTCCAGATTGTTCATATGGTGTAGCATTACTTCCCATAGGCGTAGCTAGTTGTAATCGAGGTAACGCCGGTCGCGCAGGCATCGAGCCAGGCATTTGAAGTGTGAGACCTTTGGTTGCAGGAGCATTGACGGGCTTCGCATTGGGAGAAGGTGGTATGGCCAGGCCCAATCTAGGTGTCCTTGCGCCGCCATTTTGTCGACTGCCTGGAATTGGAGGGCGTAATAATGGAGCTGGAGAAGACATGTTGGGTAATGggttgagagagagattgcTCGAGGGCTTCGAATCGGTAGTGTGATCTTCGTATTGTCTACTCATATTACACTTAGAATGATCGAAAGGTTGCGGCGTAAAAATGAAACAGATACGGCAGGATTCGAAGTCGTTGCCGTTGTCTCAAGTTCCGAATCTCGGGTCACACCGTTGCCGGTGTTCTTTATGTTATTGCACTGATCTTGCATCGGCATGCAGTCCACCGCTGCAAGAGACCGTTGCTGCAAACGAGGAAATGCTTTTATATGGTCGAAATGGGTCCGAGGCCCGTCTTGTGACTGATCCGAGTTCTCGAAAAGTTGGCTGTGTTGGATAGACTGAATGAATAGCAAGTAGAGAAAGATTTGTTATGTATCAGGGTTTTTGTGACAACTCTCGTAAGGATGGTGAGGCAATTTGTTCCAACTTCCAGCTCCAGTTTCCAATGTTGGGTACTCGTAATAATCTGCGGGTATTCAAACCGAGACTCGTTTCCGTTTCAAAGCTTATCGTCTCGAAGTGTGGGTCGATAAAATGGTAAATTGAGGGTATGGTTCTTGGGAGGGATTTGTTGGAAAGAGGGGAAAAGGATACTTAATAATCCTTTGTGTTGTAATGTTTGAAACGATTGGGGAGGATCTTCTGTTCAATTGGAAGATATACAAAAGTTGGTAGGTGTATTATGTAAATAACAAGAATCAACAACAAGGAGGTAGGAGGTCGGTATTGATAACAACAAGTGCACGCAATGTTGGTCTTTCTTCTTTAGCCACAATAAGTGAATGAGCTGATGATggtggaagaagagatggTAATGGTAGTAAAGAATGTTTTAAATGGAAGATTTGATGCCCTTGAATCGAGGtgggattggatggaaaagCCCGCCGTGCCCGCATACGAAGTACACGTTAAAAAGCTGCAAGGGAATGAATGCAATATTGGGGTCGATGCGCGTACGACAAGAgtttattctatttaatccttgcaaaagaaagtttggatctttttttggagggagagagggggagcaagagagagggagggagcgAGCGAAGGAGACAGGGAGACAGGGAGACAGGGAGGCAAagtttatgtatatataaatacatatatacatatatacatggAGTAGATCATTCAAATATCGTCATGAGCATTATCATAAATGGTAACCGGAAGGGAAAAAACAAACGAACAAACACATAGCAGACGAGAGCGAGGAGGATTGAAAAGTGTTATGAACGGATGAGACCGATTGGATCTACCAAGATAGGTATAGTAATGGAATGTCTGAGTAGAGAGGAGAGGGTAGAGAGGCTCAAGAGTTATGTGTGCAATGGAGATCCAAGAAACGACTGGGTGTTCCTTCAACTAACCCATCCAACCAACCGCCTTGAATGTTTgtttctatttaaaataaaataagagatctcttcttttcttttgcaaaTCATTGTTATCAATCTATACTACTCAATGCCTGCTCATTTCCCACTCCTTACCTCGTCCCTTCATCAGTACTACTGCACAATCTAATGAGTTGGGATAGAACGTAACATGAATTCTGTTTACAGCATCCCGGGCATTGGCTATCGATCAAAATAGGATGAGCTACGGATCTATTCCAGTTCAAGGGACTTGTGAGTCTTGTCTCTTAACGGCTCAACGGCTATCCTATGTAAATTAATTCAACCTGGTTCGCTTGGGTAGcagatacatatatacagCACAGCGCCAAACTCATTGGAAATTTCTACGGAGACAGCTGCATGTGGCTACTCTTCCCGAGAAGCATAGAAAGGCAGGTCGGGTATTCGGTGCATGATGTTCGAAAAGCTGTCGTCGCTGGACTCGTCGTCTaccttcatcaatcaattagAGGTGCTTGCTCACCTTCGAGTGCATCGGTGTTTCATAGCGAATTGGACAATTAGTGTTCAGccatatatgtatattttcCTCCGTAGCAATACCTCTTTCGTAGCTGAATTCTACTCGGTATACTCCGTGCAACCCAATCACTGGTATAAATCATGAGGGGGCGTAAGAATAAAGTACAGTAATAAAAGCATGAATGAGGAGAGGTAAGATGATGGTGGTCAGAGAAATGCAGTCATGCAGAGAGCGCCGATCTTTAGAAGTACCCTCATGTATCTATTTGCATATTAGATTAACATCAAGAGTATTTTGGGTGTCGGGCATATGCAACGAAGAAGTTCTGCAAGTCGCTTCGTACATTCATTAAAAGGAGTACTTTGTAAATCCACAGTGTCTGTCTCGCTTCCCATTATCTAATGTGATCAAATAATGGATAATCGTGTGCTTCGAGCGGTTTTACATGTTGACTTGACGGACTTTCCCAGCCAAATAAGCCATTTAAATCAATCCATAGGCTGCTAATGTCCTGTCTACGGAGTTAGTTGGATCGTATGTAGTAAGTCGCCCAAACTGCCGGTTCCCGAAATTCCATCCCCGTATCTTCTTGTCTGGCACGAGATACACACCATGAGAAAATCATAGCTCGGTCAAGAGACAGGagtcaaaatcaatctaatTGTAACTAAAGAAAGACTTGCTTTCTTGGTTTCTCTGTTTCTCTCCGATCACTCACtaaatcaattcttcatgAATGAAAAAGATAACCGAGctatttttatatagagAAAGAATCTTGCATGAatgatttctatttctatttccatttctatgcagaattgatattattgatgCTTGTACGTAGACAATTGGCAATTCATAGCACAAGACCATGGACTTTCGTGCCCATGCAAATACCAGTCTAGATGATCCTATTGGTTAAACTCCTTGTCGCAATTGAGAAACTTTGAAAAACGCGATGAACCCCGCCAAGACTTTTTTAGCGCGCGCGAATTTGGCAGGTACAATAGTACAGTCAGCAAATGGTAGTGACCGAGCCATGAAGTaagggaaaaaaaataatttcctctgatttttttcaaaacacCAGAAACGACGTGGACCACCCAAGATGCCTTCCAAAAATTCCATACAAGGATCCAAGACCGTCGATCGAGTTTCAATTGAAGCGCCCGGATTATCCCcacaatcaaatcacaatTCCTCATCCGATGACGAACAAGATGAACAGGATGACATTTCGCAATCCGATTCAGactcagattcagattcagattctttAGACAGTCAAGCTTCGCGGAAACGAAGGAAAACATCCCAGGAGCCAACGCAAAAAGACATCCCCTTGATTGCTACCACCTCTGTTCCTTCGCGGGTGAAGGCTAAATCACAAAAGAATTCTCTCGATGCCAAAAATGTTAGCAATGGCGCAACATTGGCTCCTACAGATGCGCAAACCACTTTTGCTGCCTTGAATGTGAAGCCATGGTTGGTGGGATCGCTGGGGTCTATGGCTATCAAGCGGCCTACGGGAATTCAAAAGGGCTGCATACCAGAAATATTGAAGGGAAGAGACTGTATAGGAGGCAGTCGCACAGGTTCTGGAAAAACAGTGGCATTTGCTGTTCCAATCCTACAAAAATGGGCTGAAGATCCTTTCGGGATCTTTGCTTTAGTGCTTACTCCCACGAGGTAAGACCTTGCCGTGTTGACTATGGTATAATCTGGCTGACATCACTTTCTCAGAGAATTGGCATTGCAAATTTACGAGCAATTCAAAGCGATCTCATCTCCCCAATCTCTCAAGGCTGTCCTGATAACGGGAGGCTCGGACATGCGACCCCAGGCAACGGCCCTTGCTCAACGACCACATATTGTTATCGCAACCCCTGGTAGATTGGCAGATCATATTCGAACTTCGGGCGAAGACACAATTGGTGCTT encodes the following:
- the Bcmkk1 gene encoding Bcmkk1, yielding MSRQYEDHTTDSKPSSNLSLNPLPNMSSPAPLLRPPIPGSRQNGGARTPRLGLAIPPSPNAKPVNAPATKGLTLQMPGSMPARPALPRLQLATPMGSNATPYEQSGRGAVAPGQSASGGSESSAAHSRSGSFGPMDGKGSGPTSAGSQYSAFSLASQYGLSKPQGTPDPSSAVGSLYSERSEGGVGMERDGSMNGLEAFDKLSLEKGRTLDVEDLDDDGWRIASMEKRIEELGSLGEGAGGAVTRCMLKGGKTVFALKIITTNPDPDVKKQIVRELGFNKGCANEHICRYYGAFVEPSTATISIAMEFCEGGSLDSIYREVKKLGGRTGEKVLGKVAEGVLNGLTYLHGKKIIHRDIKPSNILLCRDGQVKLCDFGVSGEFGTKGDANTFIGTSYYMAPERITGQSYTITSDVWSTGVTLLEVAQHRFPFPADGSEMQPRAGLIDLLTYIVRQPIPKLKDEPDAGIKWSDSFKYFIECCLEKDPTRRASPWRMLEHPWMVEMRGKRVNMAHFLATVWGW